In Zalophus californianus isolate mZalCal1 chromosome 4, mZalCal1.pri.v2, whole genome shotgun sequence, the following proteins share a genomic window:
- the LOC113926931 gene encoding LOW QUALITY PROTEIN: antizyme inhibitor 2-like (The sequence of the model RefSeq protein was modified relative to this genomic sequence to represent the inferred CDS: deleted 1 base in 1 codon; substituted 1 base at 1 genomic stop codon), which translates to MLPDTAQLQRRDAEMLSVARGRSLAGLLQGTGFQQRSATGGPGRRLGGHGKIQGIYPKSRTPEIPVPCTVPEEAGRDGYQGRQLGVLALRHQAFCRTLLQVSPLCAMKCNNSTWGLRVLATLGAGFDRASQVELEQVLGLGVAPSCIMYANPCKPVSHIQYAVLHGVRLLTFDSEEELSKVAQHHPEARLVLWLWTQDSESMFPLSAKFGTTLEVCEHLLKSARALGLAAVGASFHMGLNCQMVHAFTQALADCRCMFEMGLLDIGGGFPGEEGCEPKFEERARVINAALAQDYPVGSGVEIIAEPGRFYAASVYMAAVNLIAKKAGLESGGHRKLVCXLSEGHCGIFRIFLREAVPGMPIVVKEFGSEPSLLPCTCYGPTCDAFDKLFLGELRMPELDVGDWLVFPSMGAYTSTMRSTFSGFLPASIC; encoded by the exons GGGACTGGCTTCCAGCAGAGGTCAGCCACTGGGGGCCCTGGCAGGAGACTGGGAGGCCATGGGAAGATCCAGG GGATTTACCCGAAGTCTAGGACACCAGAGATCCCAGTCCCCTGCACTGTGCCTGAAGAAGCAGGTCGTGATGGATACCAG GGTCGCCAACTGGGCGTGCTGGCCCTCCGCCATCAGGCCTTCTGCCGCACCCTGCTGCAGGTCTCACCCCTCTGTGCCATGAAGTGCAACAACAGCACCTGGGGACTGCGCGTCCTGGCCACCCTGGGCGCCGGCTTCGACCGTGCCAGCCAG GTGGAGCTGGAGCAGGTGCTGGGCCTGGGCGTCGCCCCCTCGTGCATCATGTATGCCAACCCCTGCAAGCCTGTCTCCCACATCCAGTACGCTGTCCTCCACGGGGTGCGGCTCCTGACCTTCGACAGTGAGGAGGAGCTGAGCAAGGTGGCCCAGCACCACCCCGAGGCCAG GCTGGTCCTCTGGCTGTGGACCCAGGACAGCGAGAGCATGTTCCCCCTGAGCGCCAAGTTCGGGACCACCCTGGAGGTGTGTGAACATCTGCTCAAGTCGGCCAGGGCCCTGGGGTTGGCAGCGGTTGGAGCCAG CTTCCACATGGGCTTGAACTGCCAGATGGTGCACGCCTTCACCCAGGCCCTGGCTGACTGCCGGTGCATGTTCGAGATGGGCCTCCTGGACATCGGAGGGGGCTTCCCGGGAGAGGAGGGCTGCGAACCTAAATTTGAGGAG AGAGCGAGGGTGATCAATGCTGCCCTGGCCCAGGACTACCCCGTGGGGAGCGGTGTAGAGATTATCGCGGAGCCCGGACGCTTCTACGCGGCGTCTGTCTACATGGCAGCTGTCAACCTC ATTGCCAAGAAGGCTGGGCTGGAATCTG GAGGCCACCGGAAGCTGGTATGCTAGCTCAGTGAGGGCCACTGCGGCATCTTCCGCATCTTCCTCAGGGAGGCTGTCCCCGGGATGCCCATTGTGGTGAAG GAGTTCGGCTCAGAGCCGTCCCTCCTCCCCTGTACCTGCTACGGTCCCACATGTGATGCCTTTGACAAGCTCTTCCTAGGGGAGTTGCGGATGCCCGAGCTGGATGTGGGCGACTGGCTTGTCTTTCCCTCCATGGGCGCTTACACCTCCACCATGAGATCCACCTTCAGTGGCTTCCTGCCCGCCTCCATCTGCTAG